A single Opisthocomus hoazin isolate bOpiHoa1 chromosome 1, bOpiHoa1.hap1, whole genome shotgun sequence DNA region contains:
- the PCDH20 gene encoding protocadherin-20 gives MGAPGGRGSTTARRSLQHLLLFLLFVGPFNCFASYSRATELFYSLNEGLPAGVLIGSLARDLRLPTAGGQRPAAPQPPLSFTLVSRGLGGQYVQLDNRSGELHTSAVEIDREALCVESSGAAVFGGAAAVSSSSSSSSSESCLLLLDVLVLPQEYFRLVKVKIAIRDVNDNAPCFPVPHIRLSVPENAPVNTRLAIEHPALDPDVGTNGVQTYRLQDNYGVFTLDVEENENGERTPYLIVMGALDRETREEYVTVIVAEDGGTPPLVGSATLTIGISDINDNCPQFSDSQLNVTLYGNSSLGTHVATVHAVDMDLGSNAQITYSYSQKVPQPSRDLFHLDESTGNITLSSKVDGDTLRLHRLIILGNGPGCIPAVITVLVTIIKVMMRPPEVVPRFIANEVEGVVYLKELEPINTPIAFFTIKDPDEKYKVNCCLDGEGPFRLSPYKPYNNEYLLETTKPLDYETQQLYEISVVAWNSEGFHVNKIVKVQVLDENDNSPIFSQQLIELSIEENNVPNAYLTKLHATDADSGERGQVSYFLGPDAPSYFSLDKTTGVLTVSTQLDREEKEKYRYTVKAVDSGLPPRESVATVTITVLDKNDNSPRFINKDFSFFVPENFPGFGEIGVISVTDADAGQNGWVALSVLNGSDIFVIDTGKGVLRAKVSLDREQQSSYILWIEAVDGGDPALSSTAKITILLLDINDNPPLVLFPQSNMSYLLVLPSTLPGSPITEVYAVDKDTGMNAVIAYSIIGRRGPRPESFRIDPKTGNITLEESLMQNDYGLYRLLVKVSDHGYPEPLHSTVMVNLFVNDTVSNESYIESLLKKEPDISIEEKQPQISMEPTHKKMESASCMPALVALSIISLGSIALVTGMGIYICLRKGKKHHRAGENLEVQIPLNGRINLHMLEKKPVEISNI, from the exons atgGGGGCCCCGGGCGGTCGCGGCAGCACCACCGCCCGCCGCAGCCTGCAG CACTTGCTCCTCTTCCTGCTCTTCGTTGGACCTTTCAACTGCTTTGCCAGCTACAGTCGCGCCACCGAGCTCTTCTACAGCCTCAACGAGGGGCTGCCCGCTGGGGTGCTGATCGGCAGCCTGGCCCGTGACCTGCGGCTGCCCACAGCTGGCGGGCAGCGCCctgcggccccccagcccccactcTCCTTCACCCTGGTCTCCCGTGGCTTGGGGGGACAGTACGTGCAGCTGGACAACCGCTCCGGAGAGCTGCACACCTCGGCCGTGGAGATCGACCGGGAAGCTCTGTGCGTGGAGAGCAGTGGGGCTGCCGTCTTTGGGGGAGCAgctgctgtctcctcctcctcctcctcctcctcttccgaGTCATGTCTGCTGCTTCTGGatgtgctggtgctgccgcagGAGTACTTCCGCCTGGTGAAGGTAAAAATTGCTATTCGGGATGTCAACGACAACGCGCCCTGCTTCCCTGTGCCCCACATCCGTCTTTCGGTGCCGGAGAATGCACCTGTGAATACCCGCCTGGCTATCGAGCACCCCGCCCTTGACCCCGACGTGGGCACCAACGGTGTCCAGACCTACCGCCTGCAAGATAACTACGGTGTCTTCACCCTCGATGTGGAGGAGAATGAGAACGGGGAGAGGACCCCCTACCTgattgtcatgggggctctggaCAGGGAGACACGGGAGGAGTATGTCACAGTCATCGTTGCTGAGGATGGGGGGACTCCTCCGCTTGTGGGCAGTGCCACCCTCACTATTGGCATCAGCGACATCAATGACAACTGCCCCCAGTTCAGTGACTCACAGCTCAACGTCACCCTTTATGGGAACTCCAGTCTAGGGACACATGTGGCCACTGTCCACGCAGTAGACATGGACCTTGGATCCAATGCCCAGATCACCTACTCCTACAGCCAGAAAGTCCCCCAGCCATCCAGAGACTTGTTCCATCTGGACGAAAGTACAGGAAACATCACGCTCTCCAGTAAAGTTGATGGGGACACTCTAAGACTCCACAGGCTGATCATATTGGGCAACGGTCCTGGTTGTATCCCTGCCGTGATTACAGTGCTAGTGACCATCATCAAAGTAATGATGAGGCCACCTGAAGTCGTCCCTCGTTTCATAGCTAATGAAGTGGAAGGAGTCGTGTACTTAAAGGAACTGGAGCCTATCAACACACCGATAGCATTTTTTACCATCAAAGACCCTGATGAAAAATACAAAGTCAACTGCTGTTTGGATGGTGAGGGGCCTTTCAGACTTTCACCATACAAGCCGTACAATAATGAGTACCTGTTAGAGACCACAAAGCCTTTGGACtatgaaacacagcagctgtaTGAAATCTCTGTAGTTGCATGGAACTCAGAAGGATTTCATGTCAACAAAATAGTCAAAGTACAGGTTCTGGATGAAAACGACAACTCACCAATTTTCTCTCAACAGCTGATAGAATTATCCATTGAGGAGAACAATGTTCCAAATGCTTACTTGACCAAATTGCATGCTACAGATGCTGACAGCGGAGAAAGAGGGCAAGTGTCCTATTTTTTAGGACCTGATGCCCCTTCCTATTTTTCTTTAGATAAAACCACAGGAGTTCTTACAGTTTCCACCCAactggacagagaagaaaaagagaaatacagataCACTGTCAAAGCAGTAGATTCTGGACTCCCGCCAAGAGAATCAGTAGCAACTGTTACCATCACTGTATTGGATAAAAATGATAATAGTCCAAGGTTTATTAATAAGGATTTCAGCTTTTTTGTGCCGGAAAACTTTCCAGGTTTTGGTGAAATTGGAGTTATAAGTGTCACAGATGCGGATGCAGGGCAAAATGGGTGGGTTGCCCTGTCAGTTCTGAATGGAAGTGATATTTTTGTCATAGATACTGGAAAAGGAGTTTTGAGAGCTAAAGTCTCGCTGGACAGGGAGCAGCAAAGCTCGTACATTCTGTGGATCGAAGCAGTTGATGGTGGTGATCCTGCCCTCTCTTCTACTGCAAAAATAACTATCCTTCTTCTGGACATAAATGACAACCCCCCTTTGGTCTTGTTTCCTCAGTCTAATATGTCTTATTTGCTGGTCCTTCCTTCTACCCTTCCGGGCTCTCCCATCACTGAGGTCTATGCTGTCGATAAGGACACTGGCATGAATGCAGTCATAGCTTACAGCATCATAGGAAGAAGAGGCCCTCGACCAGAGTCCTTTAGGATTGACCCTAAAACTGGTAATATCACCTTGGAAGAGTCCCTGATGCAAAATGACTATGGCCTCTATCGGCTGCTTGTAAAAGTTAGTGATCATGGCTATCCAGAACCTCTCCATTCCACTGTCATGGTGAACCTTTTCGTCAATGACACTGTTAGCAATGAGAGCTACATTGAAAGTTTGTTAAAAAAGGAGCCTGATATCAGTATAGAAGAAAAGCAACCACAAATATCCATGGAGCCTACGCATAAAAAAATGGAGTCAGCGTCCTGCATGCCTGCCTTGGTAGCTCTGTCAATAATAAGCTTGGGTTCAATCGCTTTAGTAACAGGGATGGGCATTTACATCTgtctaagaaaaggaaaaaagcatcacAGAGCAGGTGAAAACTTGGAAGTACAAATCCCATTAAATGGAAGAATTAACCTGCACATGTTGGAGAAGAAACCAGTGGAGATTTCTAACATTTGA